A genomic stretch from Bacillus sp. N1-1 includes:
- the ald gene encoding alanine dehydrogenase, with protein sequence MHIGIPVEVKNNENRVAMTPAGVLSLTSFGHEVYIEKGAGVGSGFRDEQYLEAGAHLVETAAEAWSKEMVMKVKEPLPQEYGYFREGLILFTYLHLAAESELTRALVEKKVIGIAYETVQLPNGSLPLLTPMSEVAGRMAAQIGAQFLEKPKGGLGILLGGVPGVKRGKVTVIGGGVVGTNAAKIAMGLGADVTIMDLSPERMRQLDDIFGTEINTMMSNPLNIIEAVRESDLVIGAVLIPGAKAPKLVTEEMIKEMKPGSVIVDVAIDQGGIFETTDRITTHDNPTYTKHGVVHYAVANMPGAVPRTSTIALTNVTVPYAVQLANKGYKKACLENEPLLKGINTMHGFVTYEAVAEAQQLDYKSARSLLEK encoded by the coding sequence ATGCATATTGGCATTCCTGTAGAAGTGAAAAACAATGAGAACCGAGTAGCGATGACACCTGCTGGAGTATTAAGTTTAACGAGCTTCGGCCATGAAGTATACATTGAAAAAGGGGCGGGAGTGGGTTCTGGTTTTAGAGATGAGCAGTATCTAGAAGCTGGCGCTCATCTTGTTGAAACGGCGGCAGAAGCGTGGTCGAAGGAAATGGTTATGAAAGTAAAAGAGCCACTTCCTCAGGAATATGGCTATTTTCGTGAGGGGCTAATTTTATTTACATATTTACACCTAGCTGCGGAGTCTGAGCTTACACGAGCGCTTGTTGAAAAAAAAGTAATTGGCATTGCCTATGAAACGGTTCAGCTACCAAATGGCTCGTTACCTCTTTTAACTCCTATGAGTGAAGTAGCCGGCCGGATGGCTGCGCAGATCGGTGCTCAATTTCTTGAGAAACCCAAAGGTGGACTTGGCATTCTATTAGGGGGCGTTCCTGGCGTAAAGAGAGGAAAAGTTACTGTCATAGGCGGCGGAGTTGTTGGAACGAATGCAGCCAAGATTGCAATGGGACTTGGAGCAGACGTAACGATTATGGATTTAAGCCCAGAAAGAATGAGGCAGCTTGATGATATTTTTGGAACTGAAATAAATACGATGATGTCCAATCCACTAAATATTATAGAAGCGGTGAGAGAATCAGATCTTGTTATCGGTGCTGTTCTTATTCCAGGAGCAAAAGCACCAAAACTAGTGACGGAAGAGATGATTAAAGAAATGAAGCCCGGTTCCGTCATCGTTGATGTTGCGATTGATCAGGGAGGTATATTCGAAACAACGGATCGTATCACAACTCATGATAATCCAACCTATACGAAGCACGGTGTTGTGCATTACGCTGTAGCTAATATGCCTGGTGCAGTGCCACGTACATCCACGATTGCCTTAACAAATGTGACCGTGCCTTATGCGGTTCAGCTTGCGAATAAAGGATACAAGAAAGCCTGTCTTGAAAATGAACCTTTGTTAAAGGGGATTAACACGATGCATGGTTTTGTAACGTATGAAGCAGTAGCTGAAGCGCAGCAGCTTGATTATAAAAGTGCTCGCTCACTCCTTGAAAAGTAA
- a CDS encoding DUF4178 domain-containing protein, with protein sequence MSFLSKLFGNKDEKPVKERTVFSIKVGDIVTYDLEDYEVVGSLTYQNNGYKWYAYQLKSGASSVWLSAEMDDELELGIYRNVKEKLAKPIPEKLTMDDVTYYREEHGRAKVSGTGRGSNLNGQEVEYHDFSNEDETNFLSIEVWGSEVEVSKGYAIEEYEIKILAGSK encoded by the coding sequence ATGAGTTTTTTATCAAAATTGTTCGGAAATAAAGACGAAAAACCGGTTAAAGAAAGAACCGTTTTTTCGATTAAGGTTGGTGATATTGTCACTTATGACCTTGAAGATTATGAAGTAGTTGGTTCACTCACGTATCAGAATAATGGCTATAAGTGGTACGCGTATCAGCTGAAATCGGGAGCATCCTCGGTATGGCTAAGTGCCGAAATGGATGACGAACTTGAGCTAGGCATTTATCGTAACGTAAAGGAAAAGCTGGCAAAACCCATACCAGAAAAGCTAACCATGGACGATGTTACGTATTATAGAGAAGAACATGGTCGAGCAAAAGTGTCTGGAACTGGACGTGGTAGTAATTTGAATGGGCAGGAAGTAGAGTACCACGATTTTTCAAATGAAGATGAAACAAACTTTCTATCAATAGAAGTCTGGGGTTCTGAAGTAGAAGTGAGCAAAGGATATGCCATTGAAGAGTATGAAATTAAAATTCTTGCTGGAAGTAAATGA
- a CDS encoding EcsC family protein: MWTERERKRMTDIHLWEEEHFAHEATDVERTFHKLYNHQLNQLDSKAKTRLYAVMDSALFHMHSLIQNSQSQVDASHRLLTDARLFHPEIEQIQDMKNLSVDQLVYIADQQIARQRMVSFAQGGLAGTGSFLLLGLDLPAVLAINLRTVQLIAMTYGYPVNYPSEMMIALKVFHMATLPKGLQERAWRELEQEVKQEQAHPYFYEGPEGIADANWLQGPMKQMMKGTVLMMLRKKMIQGIPILGIAIGAAVNYRFTRSVSEIAHKFYEKRFLNELREEYGNEL, encoded by the coding sequence GTGTGGACAGAAAGAGAACGAAAAAGAATGACTGATATCCATTTATGGGAAGAAGAGCACTTCGCCCATGAAGCAACTGACGTAGAGCGAACATTTCACAAATTGTATAACCACCAGCTCAATCAGCTGGATTCTAAAGCTAAAACACGTTTGTATGCCGTGATGGACTCGGCGCTTTTTCATATGCATTCGCTTATACAAAATTCACAATCTCAGGTCGATGCCAGTCATCGGCTGTTAACCGATGCACGCTTGTTTCATCCAGAAATCGAACAAATTCAGGATATGAAGAACTTGTCTGTTGATCAGCTTGTCTACATTGCTGATCAACAAATTGCGCGACAGCGAATGGTTTCATTTGCGCAAGGGGGACTTGCAGGCACGGGAAGTTTTTTATTATTAGGTCTTGATTTACCGGCGGTGCTTGCCATTAACCTACGAACGGTCCAGCTTATTGCGATGACTTATGGTTACCCCGTCAATTACCCTTCTGAAATGATGATAGCTCTTAAAGTTTTCCACATGGCTACTCTTCCTAAAGGTTTACAAGAGCGAGCCTGGCGAGAATTAGAGCAAGAGGTAAAGCAAGAGCAGGCACATCCATATTTTTATGAAGGTCCTGAAGGAATTGCTGATGCCAATTGGTTACAGGGGCCGATGAAGCAAATGATGAAAGGTACCGTACTAATGATGCTACGGAAAAAAATGATTCAAGGAATTCCGATTCTTGGCATAGCGATTGGAGCAGCCGTGAACTATCGATTTACTCGGTCAGTCAGTGAAATCGCTCATAAGTTCTATGAGAAACGTTTTCTAAATGAACTTAGAGAGGAGTATGGAAATGAGCTTTAG
- a CDS encoding MogA/MoaB family molybdenum cofactor biosynthesis protein encodes MSFSEHKSSAPAVIYCLIITVSDTRTNETDKSGKIISSLLEEKGHKVIERTIVKDDQEEIRSAIQRGIAASDVDAVLLNGGTGISKRDVTYEVVEGVLEKELAGFGELFRMISYTDDIGTPAMLSRAIGGVTRETAIFAMPGSSGAVKLAMSKLLIPELPHIVRELRK; translated from the coding sequence ATGAGCTTTAGTGAACATAAATCCAGTGCGCCGGCAGTTATTTACTGTTTGATTATCACTGTCAGTGACACAAGAACAAACGAAACAGATAAAAGCGGAAAAATCATTTCCTCTCTACTAGAAGAAAAAGGTCATAAGGTGATCGAGCGAACCATTGTAAAAGATGATCAAGAGGAAATTCGGTCGGCCATTCAGCGAGGGATTGCTGCTAGTGATGTGGATGCTGTTTTATTAAATGGAGGAACCGGCATTTCTAAAAGAGATGTCACCTATGAAGTTGTTGAAGGAGTACTTGAGAAGGAGCTAGCTGGGTTTGGCGAGCTGTTTCGTATGATTAGCTATACAGATGATATTGGCACGCCAGCTATGCTTAGCAGAGCCATTGGAGGGGTTACAAGGGAAACGGCCATCTTTGCTATGCCAGGTTCTTCAGGTGCCGTGAAATTAGCGATGTCTAAGTTGTTAATCCCAGAGCTTCCTCACATTGTGCGAGAGCTTCGTAAATAA
- a CDS encoding CrcB family protein — MDWLMIAIGGGVGAWLRYVTALGVNRFNRFHFPLATLLVNLLGSFLMGMAFGAGDWGPGISTGFLGALTTFSTFMYEAFELAATKVWLSVVYIVVSLISGLLMVTVGYMIIV; from the coding sequence ATGGATTGGTTGATGATTGCTATTGGTGGCGGCGTTGGGGCATGGCTTCGTTATGTCACAGCACTAGGGGTAAACCGCTTCAATCGATTTCATTTCCCGCTTGCAACTCTTTTAGTAAATCTATTAGGAAGTTTCTTAATGGGGATGGCGTTTGGAGCGGGAGATTGGGGGCCTGGGATCTCAACAGGTTTTCTCGGAGCGTTGACGACCTTTTCAACATTTATGTACGAAGCTTTTGAGCTCGCTGCAACAAAGGTTTGGCTATCGGTTGTTTACATCGTTGTTAGCTTAATTAGCGGGTTGTTAATGGTAACTGTGGGGTATATGATAATAGTGTGA
- a CDS encoding cytosine permease has product MSSLPKSSNPIQIERYGLESVPETSRTTRWYEYAMIQMAVSVNAGNFLVPALAVLEGGLSFIWAVLATVLGATVAFLFVSFLSFPGARRGIPSQYAVRAFVGVKGAQYFASPVRTITSLYWFSVQTIGGTYMVVELMKRAFSIKLLFLPTSLFLATIMALLALVGFDAVKKVTRYFLPLLFAGGVAMFLVYFTSSVNGSSYSSVISFKSEPNSSFFFFASLAFVQYVSGVSSSSDMARYAKSPQHAFWGIFSGNTLGFTLTALLGAYTATVAGTWNPFLITSQQTQSTFLLILIFASALCSMIMINISNAYTGGYSLLNTFPSLGRVKSALLLGCAAVVLSAFPAFVDEAESFISLLGAFVIPLSAVIVTDFMVIKKGSFTTAMLETLSERTLNRSGFLAILLGVSFYLLLPANYSPGFLSFLLTGILYLSFHRFKKENVY; this is encoded by the coding sequence ATGAGCAGTTTACCGAAATCATCTAATCCTATTCAAATTGAACGATATGGACTTGAATCCGTTCCAGAAACGTCGCGCACGACACGCTGGTACGAATATGCCATGATTCAAATGGCTGTATCCGTGAACGCCGGGAATTTCCTTGTGCCTGCTCTTGCTGTTCTCGAAGGAGGACTTAGCTTCATTTGGGCAGTGCTTGCAACCGTACTCGGAGCAACTGTCGCCTTTCTATTCGTCTCATTCCTATCCTTTCCAGGAGCAAGACGCGGAATCCCGTCTCAATATGCAGTAAGAGCATTTGTCGGTGTAAAGGGAGCCCAATACTTTGCTTCACCAGTTAGAACCATCACATCACTGTACTGGTTTTCCGTTCAAACCATTGGCGGTACTTATATGGTTGTTGAATTAATGAAGCGCGCTTTTTCAATAAAACTTCTGTTTCTTCCAACGTCACTGTTTCTTGCTACTATAATGGCGTTACTTGCGTTAGTCGGTTTCGATGCGGTTAAAAAAGTGACTAGGTATTTTCTTCCTCTTTTATTTGCTGGAGGCGTTGCGATGTTCTTGGTTTACTTCACTTCTTCTGTCAACGGGAGCAGCTACTCATCCGTCATCTCATTTAAAAGTGAACCAAACAGCTCATTCTTTTTCTTTGCCAGTCTTGCATTTGTTCAGTATGTATCTGGAGTTAGCAGCTCTTCCGACATGGCAAGATACGCTAAATCTCCTCAGCATGCATTCTGGGGCATATTCTCTGGGAATACCCTTGGGTTTACATTAACCGCACTTCTCGGTGCCTATACCGCTACAGTAGCAGGAACATGGAATCCTTTTTTAATCACGAGTCAACAGACCCAATCTACTTTTCTGTTAATCCTAATTTTTGCATCCGCACTCTGTTCAATGATCATGATTAACATTAGCAATGCGTACACGGGAGGATATAGCCTTCTAAACACGTTTCCATCTCTCGGACGAGTGAAGAGTGCCCTTTTACTAGGTTGCGCCGCTGTAGTATTAAGTGCATTTCCAGCCTTTGTGGATGAAGCGGAATCGTTTATTTCTTTGCTTGGTGCTTTTGTTATTCCTTTATCTGCCGTAATTGTGACTGATTTTATGGTGATAAAAAAAGGAAGCTTCACAACTGCCATGCTCGAGACTTTATCAGAGAGGACATTAAACCGCTCAGGATTCCTCGCCATTTTATTGGGCGTTTCATTTTACCTTTTGCTTCCTGCTAATTATTCACCAGGATTTTTATCTTTTCTATTAACAGGCATACTATACCTTTCGTTCCACCGTTTTAAGAAAGAAAACGTTTACTGA
- a CDS encoding DUF3939 domain-containing protein, with the protein MAFWKKKNENSKADHPAMIEATLHEIRQAVGKFAEKKRDGISLKVLVKDNNELDASFLITHLGGIPSKPFYMSKETFELFEEQHRHIPFWIDIVQKAVDSYIHSEKEAPIIEGDPFRKISFFKLEKKALLTERPPLDFYYTEQEGMVSHRKPEK; encoded by the coding sequence ATGGCATTTTGGAAAAAAAAGAATGAAAACAGTAAAGCGGATCATCCAGCGATGATAGAAGCAACCCTACATGAAATACGACAGGCAGTCGGTAAATTCGCAGAAAAGAAACGTGATGGTATTTCGTTAAAAGTTCTTGTAAAGGATAACAATGAACTCGATGCTTCTTTTCTTATCACTCACCTTGGAGGTATTCCTTCTAAACCTTTTTATATGTCGAAAGAGACGTTTGAACTCTTTGAAGAACAACACCGTCATATTCCTTTTTGGATTGATATAGTTCAAAAAGCTGTGGACTCGTACATTCATTCTGAGAAAGAAGCTCCGATCATCGAAGGAGATCCGTTTCGGAAAATCAGCTTCTTTAAACTTGAAAAGAAAGCTCTTTTAACAGAACGCCCCCCACTGGATTTCTATTATACTGAGCAAGAGGGAATGGTTTCTCATCGAAAACCAGAAAAATAA
- a CDS encoding CrcB family protein: protein MKNSFAVIAGGAVGASLRGVIGTVLNGSPIATFIVNIVGSILLGFFYQFVRSSPHLSDSVKKFIATGLLGSFTTFSTYSLDLFVYIREGHFWGLALYGGGSILAGILSVIIGVSLAEKVGRD from the coding sequence GTGAAAAATAGTTTTGCTGTCATAGCTGGTGGAGCAGTTGGAGCGTCTCTTAGAGGGGTAATTGGTACAGTGCTGAATGGCAGTCCGATCGCTACCTTTATAGTCAATATCGTCGGCTCCATTCTTCTAGGTTTTTTCTATCAATTCGTAAGATCGAGCCCTCATCTTTCAGATTCAGTGAAAAAATTTATTGCGACTGGTTTGTTAGGCTCATTTACAACCTTTTCCACGTATTCTCTTGATTTGTTTGTATACATAAGAGAGGGTCACTTTTGGGGATTAGCTCTGTATGGAGGCGGTAGTATTCTAGCAGGAATCTTAAGCGTCATCATAGGGGTTTCCTTAGCGGAAAAAGTGGGGAGGGACTAA